Within the Butyrivibrio sp. AE3004 genome, the region GATGTCTTTTATACTATTTTATCCCTCATTCGGCCATGTGGGCTACGATTTGGGCTATATGGTATCTGCCTGACAGAGACTTTGCGAGAGAAGGATTTATCATCATGCATTTCGCTTTTTTGTGCATTGGTCTTGCCATGCCGCTAAAGCAGCACATAGTCATGCATGGACTTATTTTTGCAAATATTATAATCTCAAATCTGTTTATTCATTATCAACATTTCGATATGATGATCACACTTGCATTACCGGTATATGCGGGTGTCATTTTCATTTTGCTGATTTTGGAAAAATCCTATGCGGACCATTATCTTATAAGAAAACAGATAGAAAAGAATTCTGTTACAGATCAGCTGACGACTGTATTTAACCGTAATAAGCTGGAAGAAATTGTATCTTCAGAGGATGAAAGATTTGATATTGAGCAGTACAGAGATGTCGTTGTTTTAATGATCGACATAGATAAATTCAAAAGAGTAAATGATACCTATGGTCATGATGCAGGAGACAGGACGCTTGTATTTATTTCAGAGCAGATAAAATCATGCATAAGATCGACTGACATCATAATCCGATGGGGAGGAGAGGAATTTGTAGTTCTTCTTGTAGGAGCAGCCATGGAGGTTGGACTTAATATAGCAGAGCACATCAGGAGCTCGGTTGAGGCCGCTGACAACGGAATCTGCCCAATTACAATTTCCGTTGGTGTAAGTAAATATGATGGCGGCAACTACCGCGAAGCTGTTAACAAGGCAGATCAGGCATTGTATTATGCCAAAAATCATGGAAGAAATCTGGTTGTATCGTATGAGGATATAGAAGACCGGTCAACTTAATTTATTAAATTCAAAAAACGCAGCACCTGGTTACCACAAGAGGTATCCATTAGTGCTGCGTTTTTTATCTTATTAGGAAAGTATTTCTAAATTCTTTTTATTCATTTATATCTGTAAAAGGATCAACCGGAGGCGCCATATCAATCACAACAGGTTCCTCAAAACTCGGTGCCGGAGTATTTACAGTTTCCGGAGATGGAGTAGGTTCCGGCGTAGGTGCGGGCTCCGGTGCGGGAGCAGGTTCCGGCGCAGGTGTGGGAGCAGGTTCCGGCGTGGGTGTGGGCTCCGGAGTGGGAGCAGGTTCCGGCGCGGGTGCGGGCTCAGGTGTCGGTTCAGGTTCCGGCGCGGGTGCGGGCTCAGGTGTCGGTTCAGGTTCCGGCGTGGGTATAGGTTCCGGTGCGGGTGGAACAATTGACTCGCCGTTTGCATCCGTAGTTTGTGCTTCACCGGTACCGCTTTCCGGATCAACGGTAGCTACTTCTCCTGTTCCTTCGTTAGGTTCCGGAGTGGGAGCAGGTTCCGGCGCAGGCTCTGGTTCCGGTTCGGGAGTAGGTTCAGGCTCCGGAGTGGGAGCGGGT harbors:
- a CDS encoding GGDEF domain-containing protein, which gives rise to MLEKTIPKEELNSYYQSKFEYYRKLSALAAIATGILEICYFVTDCQIFGRFANETLIPRISVMIPLILFVILNPMVKTYRRGCLLYYFIPHSAMWATIWAIWYLPDRDFAREGFIIMHFAFLCIGLAMPLKQHIVMHGLIFANIIISNLFIHYQHFDMMITLALPVYAGVIFILLILEKSYADHYLIRKQIEKNSVTDQLTTVFNRNKLEEIVSSEDERFDIEQYRDVVVLMIDIDKFKRVNDTYGHDAGDRTLVFISEQIKSCIRSTDIIIRWGGEEFVVLLVGAAMEVGLNIAEHIRSSVEAADNGICPITISVGVSKYDGGNYREAVNKADQALYYAKNHGRNLVVSYEDIEDRST